The following are from one region of the candidate division WOR-3 bacterium genome:
- the dapF gene encoding diaminopimelate epimerase: MVFYKYQAAGNDYIIIDLFNKELMGIPPGELSKILCDRRMKIGADGLLLLSNHETCDFKLKIFNSDGSPAEMCGNGLRSAVLYFYMNVLRKIDFRVYTDSGEKICEILDYDGKNKALIKTSIGKPDFESLKPGNAFPAKLNCGSTGEFFCVSIGNPHAVVFVEDVFQTDLKSLFDCVSSSGVFPGGVNVSAVKIVDRNRFSQRVYERGAGETLSCGTGAAAAFSVLRRINRIEKEAVAEQRGGNITISQNDDGVVFISGKAEEVFKGETGEI, from the coding sequence ATGGTTTTTTATAAATATCAGGCCGCAGGGAATGATTACATCATTATAGACCTCTTCAACAAAGAACTTATGGGGATTCCCCCGGGAGAACTCTCGAAAATACTCTGCGACAGAAGGATGAAAATAGGCGCCGACGGCCTTTTACTGCTTAGCAACCATGAAACATGCGATTTCAAATTGAAAATATTCAACAGTGACGGCTCGCCTGCTGAAATGTGCGGAAATGGACTTAGGTCTGCTGTTTTGTATTTTTACATGAATGTTTTGAGAAAAATCGACTTCAGAGTATACACGGATTCAGGAGAAAAAATTTGTGAGATACTTGATTACGACGGAAAAAACAAAGCTTTAATCAAAACCTCAATCGGAAAGCCTGATTTTGAATCTTTAAAGCCAGGAAACGCATTTCCCGCAAAGCTCAATTGCGGATCTACGGGAGAGTTTTTCTGCGTTTCAATCGGCAACCCTCACGCGGTGGTTTTTGTCGAAGATGTTTTTCAAACTGATTTGAAATCGCTTTTTGACTGTGTCTCTTCATCAGGCGTATTTCCAGGCGGCGTCAATGTTTCGGCGGTAAAAATCGTCGACAGGAACCGTTTTTCTCAAAGAGTATACGAGAGGGGCGCGGGAGAAACACTTTCCTGCGGAACCGGAGCCGCCGCTGCTTTTTCAGTTCTCAGGAGAATTAATAGAATTGAAAAAGAAGCAGTGGCGGAACAGAGAGGAGGGAATATAACGATCTCTCAAAATGACGACGGCGTCGTTTTCATTTCGGGCAAAGCCGAAGAAGTTTTTAAGGGGGAAACAGGTGAAATATAA